The proteins below come from a single Vigna radiata var. radiata cultivar VC1973A unplaced genomic scaffold, Vradiata_ver6 scaffold_438, whole genome shotgun sequence genomic window:
- the LOC106778732 gene encoding basic leucine zipper 43 → MQSREVSALNYLLPSNPSPYPPNNNFNTIQNNIPTFQFQRFSSQLYGHNHNTPYDFSPQSSCISSNSTSDEADEQQLTLINERKHRRMISNRESARRSRMRKQKHLDELWSQVMWLRNENHQLIDKLNHVSENHDQVLQENAQLKEEASELRQMIRDMQIHSPSPSFTPFQDHHVPCTSPFLRSDSSNQSNSCNNIDLLG, encoded by the coding sequence ATGCAAAGCAGGGAAGTCTCAGCCCTGAATTATTTACTCCCTTCAAACCCTTCTCCCTACCCTCCCAACAACAATTTCAACACCATCCAAAACAACATTCCCACATTCCAGTTTCAAAGATTCTCCTCCCAATTATATGGCCACAACCACAACACCCCTTATGATTTCAGTCCTCAATCATCGTGCATCAGCAGCAACTCCACTTCTGATGAGGCTGATGAGCAGCAACTCACTCTCATCAACGAGAGGAAGCACAGGAGGATGATATCAAACCGAGAATCCGCACGTAGGTCACGGATGAGGAAGCAGAAACACCTTGATGAGCTTTGGTCACAGGTCATGTGGCTCAGGAATGAGAACCACCAACTCATAGACAAACTCAACCATGTCTCAGAAAACCATGACCAAGTTCTCCAAGAAAATGCTCAGCTCAAAGAAGAAGCCTCTGAACTTCGCCAAATGATCAGGGACATGCAGATACACAGCCCTTCTCCCTCCTTCACCCCTTTCCAAGATCACCATGTCCCTTGCACCTCACCGTTTCTCAGATCCGATTCTTCAAACCAATCCAACTCCTGTAACAACATCGATCTCCTTGGCTGA
- the LOC106778730 gene encoding uncharacterized protein LOC106778730, with the protein MRQTGVRETTKSEYVSLSGETNHTNDEASWYLDIGCSNHMTGRRDWLLDLDTSIKSIVRFADDSIIKPEGSSKVLITRKDEKVVYMHNLLYVPMMKNNLLSLGQLLEKRYTMNLQQRHVEVFNEKQRLVLKAPLT; encoded by the coding sequence ATGAGACAAACAGGTGTGAGAGAGACTACCAAATCAGAATACGTGTCACTTTCTGGAGAAACAAACCATACAAATGATGAGGCCTCGTGGTATCTTGACATAGGATGCTCCAACCATATGACAGGCAGAAGAGACTGGTTGCTCGACTTAGATACGAGCATAAAGAGCATCGTGCGTTTCGCGGATGACAGTATCATCAAGCCTGAAGGTTCCAGCAAAGTTTTGATCACGCGTAAGGATGAAAAAGTTGTGTATATGCACAACTTGCTATACGTTCCAATGATGAAAAACAATCTTCTGAGTCTTGGACAACTTCTTGAAAAGAGGTACACAATGAATTTACAGCAGAGACACGTTGAAGTGTTTAATGAGAAACAACGGTTGGTGCTCAAGGCTCCTTTGACTTGA
- the LOC106778735 gene encoding probable galacturonosyltransferase 9, translating to MAVATRGTRGGSTFRGLFSFRIFISAMFSLLFIATLSVLFTNNPSTSQDVSDLPTTGNAYVHRTFLALKSDPLRTRVDLIHQQAKDHIALVNAYGAYARKLKLDISKQLKTFDELAHNFSDIAMKPVYQKSLFETDGPIDEDALKQFEKEVKERVKIARMIIVEAKENYDNQLKIQKLKDTIFAVHESLAKAKKNGAMASLISARSIPKSLHCLAMRLMGEKISNPEKYRDEGPKPEFEDPTLYHYVIFSDNVIAVSVVVRSVVKNAMEPWKHVFHVVANRMNVGAMKVWFKMRPIEGGAFLEVKAVEEFAFLNSSYVPILRQLESAKMNQPENATNDSNMKNAKSLSMMDHLRFYLPEMYPKLYKILLLDEDVVVQKDLTGLWNIDMEGKVNGAVEICFGSFHRYAHYMNFSHPLIKEKFNPKACAWAYGMNIFNLDAWRREKCTDTYQYWQNLNEDQSLWKAGILPPGLITFYSTTKSLDKSWHVLGLGYNPSISMDEINKAAVIHYNGNMKPWLDIALNQYKNLWTKYVDNDMEFVQMCNFGL from the exons ATGGCGGTTGCTACCAGAGGAACCAGGGGTGGATCTACTTTTCGTGGTCTCTTCTCCTTCCGGATCTTCATCTCTGCCAtgttctctcttctcttcatcGCCACCCTTTCGGTCCTATTCACCAACAACCCCTCCACATCCCAAGATGTATCT gATCTTCCCACCACTGGTAATGCATACGTGCATCGAACGTTTTTGGCTTTGAAATCTGACCCTCTTAGGACCCGAGTGGATTTGATACACCAGCAAGCTAAAGATCACATAGCTCTAGTGAATGCTTATGGTGCTTATGCAAGGAAGCTCAAGCTTGACATTTCTAAGCAATTGAAGACTTTTGATGAGTTGGCGCACAATTTTTCGGATATTGCAATGAAGCCGGTTTACCAGAAGTCATTGTTTGAGACAGATGGTCCGATTGATGAGGACGCGCTGAAGCAGTTTGAGAAGGAGGTTAAAGAGAGAGTGAAGATTGCGCGTATGATCATTGTTGAGGCGAAAGAGAATTATGATAATCAGTTGAAGATCCAGAAGTTGAAGGATACAATATTTGCTGTTCATGAGTCACTTGCGAAGGCAAAGAAGAATGGGGCAATGGCGAGCTTGATTTCAGCCAGATCGATTCCCAAGAGCTTGCATTGTTTGGCGATGAGACTGATGGGTGAGAAGATTTCAAATCCTGAGAAATATAGAGATGAAGGGCCGAAGCCTGAGTTTGAAGATCCCACTCTGTATCATTATGTGATATTCTCTGACAATGTAATAGCTGTGTCTGTGGTGGTGAGATCTGTTGTGAAGAATGCAATGGAACCATGGAAGCATGTTTTTCATGTTGTTGCAAACAGGATGAATGTGGGGGCAATGAAGGTTTGGTTTAAGATGAGGCCTATCGAAGGCGGTGCATTTTTGGAGGTGAAAGCAGTTGAAGAATTTGCATTCTTAAACTCATCATATGTCCCTATCTTGAGGCAACTTGAGTCAGCAAAAATGAATCAGCCTGAAAATGCCACAAATGATTCAAACATGAAAAATGCCAAGTCCCTGTCCATGATGGATCACCTTCGATTTTATTTGCCAGAAATGTACCCTAAATTGTATAAGATCTTGCTTTTGGATGAAGATGTTGTAGTTCAGAAAGACTTGACAGGTTTGTGGAACATTGACATGGAGGGAAAGGTGAATGGTGCTGTTGAGATCTGTTTTGGTTCTTTCCATCGATATGCCCATTACATGAATTTCTCTCATCCTCTGATCAAGGAGAAATTCAATCCAAAAGCTTGTGCTTGGGCCTATGGCATGAATATATTCAATCTCGATGCTTGGAGGCGGGAAAAGTGTACAGATACTTACCAGTATTGGCAGAACTTG AATGAAGATCAATCTTTGTGGAAAGCAGGGATTTTGCCACCAGGTTTGATCACCTTCTACTCCACAACCAAGTCATTGGACAAATCCTGGCACGTGCTTGGCCTCGGTTACAATCCCAGCATTAGCATGGATGAGATCAACAAAGCTGCAGTCATTCATTACAATGGAAACATGAAACCCTGGCTTGATATTGCTTTGAATCAATACAAAAATCTGTGGACCAAATACGTGGACAATGATATGGAGTTTGTGCAGATGTGCAATTTTGGCCTATAG